A single Plasmodium yoelii strain 17X genome assembly, chromosome: 10 DNA region contains:
- a CDS encoding CCR4-associated factor 16, putative has translation MDNIIINNLTYNYYHPLRKTRIQALTDLNLVFEKGMRILVCGKNGAGKSTLLSILAGKKLVKEESVSVFNKPVFHDLSLNDRIGYVGEWWNDEYAMNITIKSMFAQYADSKRYKKLMKLFDIDDSKVISGISKGQKKKVQIVSTIIKRKDIYIFDEAAESLDLISRKVLLDFLKNESIKYKCIIIYSTHIFDCMDKWSTHVLYLAKGTLSFFSDINSIVSDKNYVSMADFVFDNMMNETNKNDKSYNIEEILNLDSE, from the exons atggataacATCATAATTAACAACTTaacttataattattatcacCCACTACGAAAAACACGAATTCAGGCCCTAACCGATTTAAACCTTGTATTTGAAAAGGGTATGCGAATTCTTGTTTGTGGAAAAAATGGAGCTGGAAAAAGTACATTATTAAGCATTTTAGCTGGAAAAAAG CTTGTAAAAGAGGAATCTGTTTCAGTTTTTAATAAACCCGTTTTCCATGATCTTTCATTAAACGATAGAATAGGATATGTTGGAGAATGGTGGAATGatg AATATGCCATGAATATCACAATTAAAAGCATGTTTGCTCAATATGCTGATtcaaaaagatataaaaaattaatgaaattgTTTGACATAGATGATAGTAAAGTTATATCTGGAATTTCTAAGggacagaaaaaaaaagttcaAATTGTATCTACtataattaaaagaaaagatatttatatttttgatgaAGCAGCAGAATCCTTAGATTTAATATCTAGAAAAGTTTTACTTGA ttttttgaaaaatgaaTCTATTAAATACAAgtgtattataatttattcaaCTCACATATTTGATTGTATGGATAAATGGTCTACTcatgttttatatttggCAAAAGGAacattatcttttttttcagaTATAAACAGTATTGTAAG TGATAAGAATTACGTTTCAATGGCTGACTTTGTTTTTGACAATATGATGAATGAGACAaacaaaaatgataaatcTTACAATATTGAAG aaatTTTGAATCTAGATTCTGAATAG
- a CDS encoding protein kinase, putative, whose translation MYFTKKLRNKETHNIHTLLNMHLKNNIIKKKYHCFKDINKHIYIVKIIFKFINNNDDDNFYNVIKVILNKHIVKYIYKLLKFVCKVLYLSKCKKKCCFHLKSQFEGYYIKKNNFAKYSLIKTYLINIYYNVFKNLCIILTKHKNSLRQNGYLLFKGNNNNEYDNDNYKTNKFSDNNRYIIYSHKNDENIRRIFLKILKKKIDSYGNITSRQNYNTKTWLLKSEKNGANNYKQLFRVILIFFKYNPSYYLNKILSEKRKKKIKYFTNLTNDIITGSGLSHKSCVFQKINKSNFICDNNIFKNKLSKNNIFHRDKCICFYKKDKEDGNINYITIKKDSHSKKNIRRINLCSFKDRDCLKKIKIKNNNNNKIKNNNNKINRTKKYIKIKKNNVKNVYCKDQIILSLCKYLNFLRIIFYIFSFKKRNKTICSSYNKIVKKEFINFIFKKKTQNIHFIFNINNSSLFNLLKKNNFVFKNMIRFEKQPIKVCAIKLKIKNDIPLFYAFRKKQYNNLREFLNFEKKTFYSQNVCCLFFFLYQFVKRKQKIIFKICSKVKDIISNIKNENYINILKNLLILKNFLYYHKSLFEHVLRILENYHNRIFIYDSFCYETNFNEKNTRYHQTGKKTEKSNKGINSKCVQIISSDILQCKQCTYFNKEKSSMHFYEMGIDAYIKVGLLFTQLFLYIFSLYINVLLKSLLKYKSNVKKKYILMKIIIINKYGILETKHGINGVITNLKKFIKMKKKKKKEMKKKKNDNFFYRSNILSLIYYIIKTWKVLINLSDMYNYNIKYNNNMKMILINFILMLLRDMNNFFIKNNKCFIKDNKKYSSKKWTYYKMREENMYYILGNHLIYMFFKKKFLYFFESFIFYISKYYNNVSNKTKLENLSNEIIHKIIYQSKEKDTTLIYKYFKFDETVLKFYSNFINYIIKNKKIKERNCIQNKIEFLSFDHTIYTLFYRMTYFRKFIINSKNKLYIRMINKYYLLLIILICYKGKKEKNISKFMTIFLKILVLLSEQKNIVLQLYFYKIKILEFLLHCIKGGSFEIRKKEKEKRGKNGKNGISKSNKINSIISANKKRQSTNKVACDMVCQKYVDKNSTKIYISSNSNNNTNSQYNKHDKKTILGKNIIPPLCLDKIIKSSNSFVNCVSYAYDENFNIFSDEISSKIIKYEFGKYIDKTKYSKNISTNKLILTSEEYYGNKNLKPNFHKMEGKYLKYESYNLIDQIKYKKRYKDKLNDKIISVKAWVILLIFSLITSYNKKCLNDLYFNENYYDEYQNINKKIEKKVFKKNKKIKKMLKIWLKIFDKYFSFSELINSEHLPIIQIIQSFINSINHIRKKKNSNIKKKKIIENIKNKIKKYFINDQVKSILYNLSVVKNLKNITFLKKINEHGNGKIFLCSHNIFNNTFFIIKLIDIANNINENYIFKNIFNEIKCLLTFQNSKKGVCQMYSYGIIPNFNNNGFTYYLLMKYYEGNLKDLMNYAHISYLKEIKKIRESAKRFFLPTVCKKRIEEIILNFRIAKITKKFTKKHTKRYKGNFIFCYKYLCRYTNVHSCYTMILKNRIFIKIIQLKFILFILNIFIQIIEQIIYIHKKKIIHFDINTCNILINFKKTYPLLMCKKYKVKKNNYINHGNTKETLKNIQSQIVMGNHFVENEIKINLDVISSSYQINNSSYKKQNKFYNNFDISMGSFNYRQYFKSIMKKKDCQHIVIPSIVISDFGESKFFLRDTDFIFFRKNRGNEILAAPELFINKNKYIYSKNKYKIEKKNGKEDTEIKARKKIQGSFYFENTPKNLIFQNEQNEMNYFYTTIYFENNYKFSCLNTKNNKIGILRYNNINVKKGLRKHSIVSFKFYKCLKKIKMLIKKKLENQKKFQKKKINMSKSDIWSLGSLLYEMITNENLFNYYNFIYIKIYEKNELLNELINKKIKTRFKELKYFFNFFFQFDLKKRKDIYEIYQESVKIYNFYSNKLKNKEKILKKHNFNMN comes from the coding sequence ATGTATTTTACGAAGAAATTAAGAAATAAGGAAACCCATAATATACACACACTTTTGAATatgcatttaaaaaataatataataaaaaaaaaatatcactGTTTTAAGGATATTaataagcatatatatatagttaaaataatttttaagtttattaataataatgatgatgataatttttataatgttataaaagttattttaaataaacatattgttaaatatatttataaacttTTAAAATTTGTGTGTAAAGTTTTGTACCTAAGTaagtgtaaaaaaaaatgttgttTCCATTTAAAGTCACAATTTGAGGGAtattatatcaaaaaaaataattttgcaaaatattcattaataaaaacatatttaataaatatatactataatgtttttaaaaatttatgtattattCTTACgaaacataaaaatagtttAAGACAAAATGGCTACCTACTTTTCAAAGGAAACAACAATAATGAATATGAcaatgataattataaaactAACAAATTTAGTGATAACAACAGGTATATCATATATAGTCacaaaaatgatgaaaatatacGACGAatctttttaaaaattttaaaaaaaaaaattgattcATATGGGAATATAACTAGTagacaaaattataataccAAAACTTGGCTTTTAAAAAGTGAGAAAAATGGagcaaataattataaacagCTCTTTCGagttattttgattttctttaaatataatccttcctattatttaaataaaatattgtcagaaaaaaggaaaaaaaaaataaaatattttactaatTTAACAAATGATATTATTACAGGCTCTGGGTTGTCTCATAAAAGTTGtgtttttcaaaaaataaataagagtaattttatatgtgataataatatttttaaaaataaattatcaaagaataatatatttcatagAGATAAatgtatttgtttttataaaaaagataaagaGGATGGAAATATTAACTATAtaactataaaaaaagatagcCATAGTAAAAAGAACATTCGAAGAATAAATTTATGCTCTTTTAAAGATCGTGattgtcttaaaaaaataaaaataaaaaataataataataataaaataaaaaataataataataaaataaacagaACGAagaagtatataaaaattaaaaaaaacaatgtaaaaaatgtttattgtAAAGATCaaattatattatctttatgCAAATATTTGAACTTCCtaagaattatattttatattttttcatttaaaaaacGGAACAAAACTATTTGTTCTAGctataataaaattgtaaaaaaagaatttattaattttattttcaaaaaaaaaacccaAAATatccattttatatttaatattaataatagcTCTCTTTTTAActtactaaaaaaaaataattttgtttttaaaaatatgattcGTTTTGAAAAGCAACCTATAAAAGTTTGTGCTATTAAgttaaagataaaaaatgatattccattattttatgcatttcgaaaaaaacaatataataatttaagagAGTTcttaaattttgaaaaaaaaacattttactCACAAAATGTGTGttgtctatttttttttttatatcaattTGTTAAgagaaaacaaaaaataatttttaaaatttgttcAAAAGTTAAAGACATTATTTCAAATATTAagaatgaaaattatattaacattttaaaaaacttattaatattaaaaaattttctatattatcataaaagTCTATTTGAGCATGTTTTAAGAATATTGGAAAATTATCATAACCggatttttatttatgattCATTTTGTTACGAAACCAATTTTAATGAGAAAAATACAAGATATCATCAAACAGGCAAGAAAACTGAAAAAAGCAATAAGGGAATAAATTCCAAATGTGTGCAAATTATTTCTTCAGACATATTACAATGTAAACaatgtacatattttaataaagaaaagtCATCAATGCATTTCTACGAAATGGGTATTGATGCTTATATTAAGGTCGGTTTATTATTCACGCagttatttttgtatattttttctttatatataaatgttttGTTAAAAAGCTTGctaaaatataaatcaaatgtaaaaaaaaaatacatacttatgaaaattataattataaacaaatacGGAATTTTGGAGACAAAACATGGTATTAATGGGGTGATaacaaatttgaaaaaattcatcaaaatgaaaaaaaaaaagaaaaaagaaatgaaaaaaaaaaagaacgataattttttttacagaTCAAACATTTTgtctttaatttattatattataaaaacatGGAAAGTTTTGATTAATCTATCAGATATGTATAATTACAACATAAagtataacaataatatgaaaatgattctaataaattttatattaatgttATTAAGAGatatgaataatttttttataaaaaacaataaatgttttattaaagataataaaaaatattcatcaaAAAAATGGACATATTACAAAATGAGGGAagaaaatatgtattatatattgggaAATCAcctaatatatatgttttttaaaaaaaaatttctttatttttttgaatcatttattttttatatttcaaaatattataataatgtgtCTAATAAAACCAAATTAGAGAACCTATCGAATGAAattatacataaaataatttatcaaaGTAAGGAAAAAGATACTACATTaatttacaaatattttaAGTTTGATGAAACagttttaaaattttattcaaattttataaactatataataaaaaataaaaaaataaaagaaagaAATTGTATACAGAACAAAATCGAGTTTCTTTCCTTTGACCACACAATATATACCTTATTTTATAGAATGAcatattttagaaaatttataataaattcaaaaaataaattatacataagaatgataaataaatattatttgcttttaattatattaatatgttacaaaggaaaaaaagaaaaaaatatttcaaaatttatgacaatttttttaaaaatacttGTCTTATTGTCGgagcaaaaaaatattgttttgcaactctatttttataaaattaaaattttagaATTTTTGTTACATTGTATTAAAGGTGGATCTTTtgaaataagaaaaaagGAGAAGGAAAAAAGgggaaaaaatggaaaaaatgggATATCcaaaagtaataaaataaactcCATTATTAGtgctaataaaaaaagacagTCTACAAATAAGGTTGCTTGTGATATGGTTTGTCAAAAATATgttgataaaaatagtactaaaatatatatttcttctaATTCGAATAATAACACAAATTCTCAATATAATAAACATGATAAGAAAACAATTTtgggaaaaaatattatacctcCATTATGTTTagacaaaattataaaatctTCTAATTCTTTTGTTAATTGTGTATCCTATGcatatgatgaaaattttaatattttttcagaTGAAATATCATCAAAAATAATCAAGTATGAatttggaaaatatatagataaaaCTAAATATTCGAAAAATATTTCTACAAATAAGTTAATATTAACAAGTGAAGAATattatggaaataaaaatttgaaacccaattttcataaaatggAAGGGAAATACTTAAAATATGAAAGTTATAATTTAATTGatcaaattaaatataaaaaacgatataaagataaattaaatgataaaattatttccGTTAAGGCATGGGTTattctattaattttttccttAATAACGTcatacaataaaaaatgcCTTAacgatttatattttaatgaaaattattatgatgaatatcaaaatataaataaaaagattgaaaaaaaagtgtttaaaaaaaataaaaaaataaaaaaaatgctaaaaatatggttaaaaatatttgataaatatttCTCTTTTTCTGAGTTAATTAATTCAGAGCATTTACCCATCATACAAATTATTCAATCTTTCATAAATAGTATTAACCATattaggaaaaaaaaaaatagtaatattaaaaaaaaaaaaattattgaaaatataaaaaacaaaataaagaaatattttatcaatGATCAAGTAAAATCAATACTCTACAATTTGTCTgttgtaaaaaatttaaaaaatataacattcttaaaaaaaataaatgagcATGGTAAtgggaaaatatttttatgttctcataatatatttaataatactttttttataataaaattaatagatatagctaacaatataaatgaaaattatatttttaaaaatatttttaatgaaatTAAATGTCTTCTCACTTTTCAAAACTCAAAAAAAGGGGTATGCCAAATGTATAGTTATGGAATTATTccaaattttaataataatggttTTACCTATTATTTGCTtatgaaatattatgaaGGCAATTTAAAGGATCTAATGAATTATGCACACATAAGTTATTTAAaagagataaaaaaaattcgaGAAAGTGCAAAGCGTTTTTTTTTACCGACTGTGTGTAAGAAAAGAATAGAAGAAatcattttaaattttaGAATAGCAAAAATCACTAAAAAATTCACTAAAAAACACACAAAAAGGTATAAAGggaattttatattttgctaCAAATATCTATGTAGATATACTAATGTACATTCTTGTTATActatgatattaaaaaatcgaatttttataaaaataattcagttgaaatttattttatttattttaaatatttttattcaaataatagaacaaattatttatatacataaaaaaaaaatcattcaTTTTGATATTAATACATGCAATATTTTGatcaattttaaaaaaacataccCATTATTAatgtgtaaaaaatataaagtaaaaaaaaataactatattaaTCATGGTAATACTAAGGAGACtcttaaaaatattcaatCTCAAATAGTTATGGGAAATCATTTTgtagaaaatgaaataaaaataaatttagacGTCATTTCCTCTTCATATCAAATTAATAACTCAAgctataaaaaacaaaataaattttataataattttgacaTATCAATGGGTAGTTTTAATTATAGACAATATTTTAAGAgcataatgaaaaaaaaagattgTCAACACATAGTTATTCCATCAATAGTTATAAGCGATTTTGGAGAAAGTAAGTTTTTTTTAAGAGATAcagattttatttttttcagaaAAAATCGAggaaatgaaatattagCAGCCCCCGAACTTTTTAtcaacaaaaataaatatatatattcaaaaaataagtacaaaattgaaaaaaaaaatggaaaagaaGATACTGAAATAAAagcaagaaaaaaaattcaagGTAGTTTCTACTTTGAAAATACTCCAAAAAATCTCATTTTTCAAAACgaacaaaatgaaatgaactatttttatactactatttattttgaaaataattataaattttcatgtttaaatacaaaaaataacaaaataggTATACTTCGttacaataatataaatgtgaaaaaagGTTTAAGAAAACATTCAATTGTATCattcaaattttataaatgtttaaaaaaaataaaaatgttgataaaaaaaaaattggaaaatcagaaaaaatttcaaaaaaaaaaaataaatatgtctAAAAGTGACATATGGTCATTAGGATCTTTATTATACGAAATGATTACTAATGAAAATTTGttcaattattataattttatttatataaagattTACGAAAAAAACGAATTGTTAAATGAACTTATTAATAAGAAAATTAAAACACGATTCAAGGaattgaaatatttttttaatttttttttccaatttgatttaaaaaagagaaaagaTATTTATGAGATATATCAGGAAAGTGTTAAAATCTACAATTTTTACTccaataaattaaaaaataaagaaaaaatattaaaaaaacataattttaatatgaaTTAG
- a CDS encoding signal peptidase complex subunit SPC1, putative, which yields MGFFSCIINMIINTCVCLARNQMDFHGQKLAFLIKNIIFTISTIVSIVIGYHKQDLALSTYIILAGTALSIILIIPTWPIYNRHPIRWEESSMTKNKKK from the exons atggGATTTTTTTCATGTATCATAAATATGATTATAAATACTTGCGTGTGTCTAGCAAGAAATCAAATG GATTTCCATGGTCAAAAGCTAGCATtcttaattaaaaatataatatttacaatTTCTACAATCGTTTCAATAGTTATAGGATATCATAAACAAGATCTAGCTTTAAGTACCTACATTATTTTGGCCGGAACAGCCTTATCAATCATA CTGATAATTCCGACATGGCCAATATACAACAGACATCCAATTAGATGGGAAGAATCATCAatgacaaaaaataaaaagaaataa